The Sulfurospirillum sp. UCH001 genome segment TGCTCGATCTTAGCATTGAAAATGGTCACTGCGAAGGTGTTGTTTTACGTAATATTAGAACAGGTGATATTGCTCCTGTTCGTGCAAAATCTGTTGTTTTGGCAACAGGCGGTTATACGCGAGTATTTTGGAACAGAACATCAACGCCTTACATCGCAACGGGTGATGGCGCTGCTGCAGCTCTTAGAGCTGGTTTAGCGTTTAAAGACCCTGAGATGCTTCAATTCCATCCAACGGGTGTCTGCCATGGTGGTACGCTCATTACGGAAGCGGCACGCGGTGAGGGTGGTATCTTGCTCAACAACCAAGGTGAGCGTTTTATGAAACGTTATGTTCCAAACAAAATGGAACTTGCACCTCGTGATATTGTTGCACGTTCTATTGAGACAGAGATTCGTGAAGGCCGTGCGTTTGGTCACGATATGGAAGCGTATGTTCTTCTTGATGTAACGCATTTGGGTAAAGAAAAAATCATGAGAAACTTACCTCAAATTCGCCACATCGGTCTATTGTTTGAAAATATGGACTTGGTTGAAAAACCAATCGCGATTCGTCCTACAGCACACTACTCTATGGGTGGTATTCACGTTACAAGTATTGATACGATGTCAACAACAGCTCCAGGACTTTTTGCAGCGGGTGAAGCTTCATGTGTTTCTATCCATGGCGCAAACCGCCTTGGTGGTAACTCATTGTGTGATGCAACGGTTACAGGAAAAATTGCAGGTATCAATGCTGCCGAATACGCGGCTAAAGCAGACTTCGGTTCTGGTAAACGATTGCATGATCTTACGATTAAATGGACAAGTCATTTTAAAGAGATTACCGGCTCAAACAAAGGTAATGTAAACGATATGTACGCTCTTCGTGAAGAGATGGGTGCGGCTAACTGGTATAACATGGGTATCTTTAGAACAGAGTCTAAATTACTCGCTCTTGCTGACAAACATGCTGAATTCCAAGCGCGATATGAGGCAATTCGTATTCCAAATTCAAATCCAGTATTTAATACTGCGTATACAGAATATGTTGAACTTGGCAACTTGCTTCTTGCATCTCGTGCCGCACTTATGGGTGCAACAGCACGTAAAGAATCACGTGGTTCTCACTTTAGAGAGGATTACCTCAAACGTGATGATGTTAACTTCTTAAAACACTCGATGGTTACCATGGATGAGAGCGGTAAAATGCATTTAGACTGGAAAGATGTTGTTGTCGGTCAGTTTAAAATTGAAGAGAGGAAATACTAATGAAATTTATCATTGATCGCTTTGATGGCAAAAAAAATTATCAACAAACCTATACGGTAGAAAAAAAGGATATAGAAGCATTGACCTTGTTAGGAACGTTGCTTTTTATTAAACAGCATCTTGATTTAACACTTAACTTTACTGCATCGTGTCGTATGGCGATTTGTGGTGCGTGTGGTGTGCGTGTCAATGGTCACTCTTATCTTGCCTGTGATACCAAAATGACAGAGCTTTTTGAAGAGTACAAAGATGCCGATACGTTTCGTATCTCTCCGCTTTCAAACTATACGGTCATTTCTGATCTTGCTGTAGATTGGGAGCCTGCAATTGAGAATCTTCGCAAAGTAAAACCAGGTTTGGTTGCGAAAGATAAATTCTCAGAAAAAGAGGGTTGTATTCAAAACCAAGAAGAGTACGACCGTATTGTGGGACAATGGGATTGTATCTTATGTGGTGTGTGTGCTTCTGAGTGTAATAAACTCACAGCAGATCGTTCTGACTACATGGAACCGTTTGTCTATACACGAGCATGGAAAGTTGCCAATGACTCACGTACGAAAGATCCAATGATTCACGTTAAACCGGCAGTTGCTAATGGTCTATGGAACTGTGTTCACTGTCATGAATGTACCAACCGTTGTCCAAAACACATCAGTGCTGCAGAAGACATCGCAGGACTTCGTGCAATGGCTATGAGAAAAGGTCTAAACTCTGGTGTTGGTCCAGCACACGCAAAATCATTCTACACAGACTTAGTGGAAGATTCAGGTCGTTTGAATGAAATCCGTCTTGCTCTTAGAACTGAAGGTGTCAGTACAGCGCTTCGTGCAGGTACAGCCATTACCTTAATGCGTGCAGGAAAAATGAATCCACTCGAAATCTTTGGTGGTCATACCATTGAAGGTCATAAAGACTTAGTAAAAATGATTGAAGCAGCAAAAGCTGCAAACAAGGAGTAACGTATGCAAAATGAATTTGCTTTTTTCCCTGGATGCGTGCTTACTCAAGCCGCTATTGAAGCGAAAATGTCTCTTGAGGCAATAGCCCCAATTTTGGGAATTAAATTAAGAGAGATTAATGGATGGAGTTGTTGTGGTGCTTCTCAAGCACAAGACGTTGATCCTCTAGCAACACTGGTTGCCAATGCGCGTAACCTAGCTTTGGCAGAGAAGATGAACTTGCCACTGCTTACAACCTGCAGTACATGTTTATTGATGTTACGTCGTGCGAAAGCACAATTAGACAATGGTCAAAAAGAGAAAATCAATACCTACCTTGCTAAAGGAAATATGAACTATAAAGGTAGTAGTGAAGTGACAAGCCTTCTTTGGGTATTGGCTCAAAATGCTGAGATGATTAAATCTAAAGTGAAAAAACCTCTCTCAGGTTTAAAAGTCGCTGTTTTTTATGGATGTCACAGTGTCAGACCAGGTAAAGATCTTGGGTTTGAAAGTTCAACCAATCCAACCAGTTTTGAAACCGTTGTTAAAGCTT includes the following:
- the sdhA gene encoding 8-methylmenaquinol:fumarate reductase flavoprotein subunit — protein: MSEQFTRREFLQSACITMGALAVSTTGADKAFAATSASTPNTSGIPSCDVLIIGSGAAGLRAAVAARKKNPNLSVVVVSKVMPTRSATTMAEGGINGVIDFSEGDSFELHAKDTVKGGDFLVDQDTAMKFATYAGAAIHELDYIGMPFSRNAKGEVDKRYAGGASKIRCNFASDKTGHILTHTCLDDALKHGVKFLMDHHMLDLSIENGHCEGVVLRNIRTGDIAPVRAKSVVLATGGYTRVFWNRTSTPYIATGDGAAAALRAGLAFKDPEMLQFHPTGVCHGGTLITEAARGEGGILLNNQGERFMKRYVPNKMELAPRDIVARSIETEIREGRAFGHDMEAYVLLDVTHLGKEKIMRNLPQIRHIGLLFENMDLVEKPIAIRPTAHYSMGGIHVTSIDTMSTTAPGLFAAGEASCVSIHGANRLGGNSLCDATVTGKIAGINAAEYAAKADFGSGKRLHDLTIKWTSHFKEITGSNKGNVNDMYALREEMGAANWYNMGIFRTESKLLALADKHAEFQARYEAIRIPNSNPVFNTAYTEYVELGNLLLASRAALMGATARKESRGSHFREDYLKRDDVNFLKHSMVTMDESGKMHLDWKDVVVGQFKIEERKY
- a CDS encoding succinate dehydrogenase/fumarate reductase iron-sulfur subunit, encoding MKFIIDRFDGKKNYQQTYTVEKKDIEALTLLGTLLFIKQHLDLTLNFTASCRMAICGACGVRVNGHSYLACDTKMTELFEEYKDADTFRISPLSNYTVISDLAVDWEPAIENLRKVKPGLVAKDKFSEKEGCIQNQEEYDRIVGQWDCILCGVCASECNKLTADRSDYMEPFVYTRAWKVANDSRTKDPMIHVKPAVANGLWNCVHCHECTNRCPKHISAAEDIAGLRAMAMRKGLNSGVGPAHAKSFYTDLVEDSGRLNEIRLALRTEGVSTALRAGTAITLMRAGKMNPLEIFGGHTIEGHKDLVKMIEAAKAANKE
- the sdhE gene encoding 8-methylmenaquinol:fumarate reductase membrane anchor subunit, producing the protein MQNEFAFFPGCVLTQAAIEAKMSLEAIAPILGIKLREINGWSCCGASQAQDVDPLATLVANARNLALAEKMNLPLLTTCSTCLLMLRRAKAQLDNGQKEKINTYLAKGNMNYKGSSEVTSLLWVLAQNAEMIKSKVKKPLSGLKVAVFYGCHSVRPGKDLGFESSTNPTSFETVVKALGAEVVPFSKRLDCCGFHAVYPAEKSVMKMTSGIVNSAAESKADCVVTPCPLCQMQLDIYQDDAQETTKSKARVPVLHLSQLVGLALGIPAKQLGLDYNVISASKLG